Proteins encoded within one genomic window of Prauserella marina:
- a CDS encoding dihydrofolate reductase family protein, producing MRTLIATAFVSLDGVMEAPGGEPGYRNSGWTFQGIEFDESAYEIKGREQDEASAMLLGRISYQAFSPVWPTMTEEFPGYNAMPKYVVSTTLKDEDLVSGWGEITILRSLEDVAALRDTEGGPISIHGSSTLVRGLADAGLIDRYHLLVFPVLLGAGKRMFSDTDKDKQALALVESESYSNGIQKLVYDVVR from the coding sequence ATGCGTACCCTGATCGCCACCGCGTTCGTCTCGCTCGACGGCGTCATGGAGGCACCGGGCGGAGAGCCCGGTTACCGCAATTCCGGCTGGACGTTCCAGGGCATCGAGTTCGACGAGAGCGCCTACGAGATCAAGGGCCGCGAGCAGGACGAAGCGAGCGCCATGCTCCTCGGCAGGATCAGCTACCAGGCGTTTTCCCCGGTGTGGCCGACGATGACCGAGGAGTTCCCCGGCTACAACGCGATGCCGAAGTACGTCGTGTCGACCACGCTCAAGGACGAAGACCTCGTGTCCGGCTGGGGTGAAATCACCATCCTGCGCTCGCTGGAGGACGTCGCCGCGCTCAGGGACACCGAGGGCGGCCCGATCAGCATCCACGGCAGCTCGACGCTGGTTCGCGGCCTCGCCGACGCCGGTCTCATCGACCGCTACCACCTGCTGGTCTTCCCTGTCCTGCTGGGCGCGGGCAAGCGGATGTTCAGCGACACCGACAAGGACAAGCAGGCCCTCGCCCTCGTGGAAAGCGAGTCCTATTCCAATGGGATCCAGAAACTGGTTTACGACGTGGTCCGCTGA
- a CDS encoding calcineurin-like phosphoesterase C-terminal domain-containing protein, which translates to MLRSTESERPWRANREKHGKRAAMAAGGALVIAATTVLTAPVAGSAPGTPESKSWNNTAYRGQVEVVRTAEGPADPSVLTGRVFVDDNRDSVSDRRERGLAGVTVSNGRDVVTTGRDGSYRLPVHDNMTVFVTQPSGYQVPVDESNVAQFHYNHLPEGSPQLRYGGIEPTGPLPDAVNFPVVKSKDTAARKQHCVMAGDLQTYDKTEVEYARKGAIADLAGRTDYRGCGTLFVGDVVGDDLSLYPDVKDLTSLTNGPARFLPGNHDLDFDATTAEHSFDTFREQLAPEYYSYDIGDMHVVALNTVRYPCTPDVDNADGARPECDDPENDPRYNGRIGDAQLQWLKDDLAKVGKDKLVVVAGHIGLLNFADNASSIHQVDQVREVYDLLKGRKAVAVSGHSHSIENMKRGDLVEGWADLFGIEGLPFPHITAGAISGDWYSGEVTEDGYPVAVGRDGGRPGVVTLDVNGTRFAERYTVTGEKDSVQTQLGLNSPAYRQWYADRQEWNETPEGEAPELGDPFVLDRADLTGTTWLTTNFWMGATGSKVTVRLDGGRPLPATRTQPMRGEAQRSGAEWSDPHAAAQQLVNGGSLADRSMHLWRFELPADLAEGRHRAHVTATDSHGRSYTDTVTFRVVEEKQGNA; encoded by the coding sequence ATGTTGAGGTCCACAGAATCCGAACGCCCCTGGCGTGCGAACCGGGAAAAACACGGCAAGCGCGCGGCCATGGCCGCGGGCGGTGCCCTCGTCATCGCCGCCACCACCGTGCTCACCGCTCCCGTCGCGGGCAGCGCGCCCGGCACGCCGGAATCGAAGTCGTGGAACAACACCGCCTACCGAGGTCAGGTCGAGGTGGTCCGCACCGCCGAAGGACCCGCCGATCCCTCCGTGCTGACCGGAAGGGTGTTCGTCGACGACAACCGCGATAGCGTCAGCGACCGGCGGGAGCGCGGTCTCGCCGGAGTGACCGTCTCCAACGGACGTGATGTCGTGACCACCGGCCGCGATGGCAGCTACCGCCTTCCCGTCCACGACAACATGACCGTGTTCGTCACTCAGCCCTCGGGCTATCAGGTGCCGGTCGACGAGTCGAACGTCGCGCAATTCCATTACAACCACCTTCCCGAGGGGTCGCCGCAGCTGCGCTACGGCGGCATCGAGCCGACCGGCCCGCTGCCGGACGCGGTCAACTTCCCCGTCGTGAAGAGCAAGGACACCGCCGCGCGCAAACAGCACTGCGTGATGGCCGGTGACCTCCAGACCTACGACAAGACCGAGGTGGAGTACGCGCGCAAGGGCGCCATCGCCGACCTCGCCGGGCGCACCGATTACCGTGGCTGCGGCACTCTGTTCGTCGGTGACGTCGTGGGCGACGACCTGTCCCTCTACCCCGACGTGAAGGACCTGACGAGCCTCACCAACGGGCCCGCGCGGTTCCTGCCCGGCAACCACGATCTCGACTTCGACGCGACGACGGCTGAGCACTCCTTCGACACCTTCCGCGAGCAACTGGCGCCGGAGTACTACTCCTACGACATCGGCGACATGCACGTCGTCGCGCTGAACACGGTCCGCTACCCATGCACGCCCGACGTCGACAACGCCGACGGCGCACGCCCGGAATGCGACGACCCCGAAAACGATCCGCGCTACAACGGCCGGATCGGCGACGCGCAGCTCCAGTGGCTCAAGGACGACCTCGCGAAGGTCGGCAAGGACAAGCTCGTCGTGGTCGCGGGCCACATCGGGCTGCTGAACTTCGCCGACAACGCCAGCTCGATCCACCAGGTCGACCAGGTACGCGAGGTGTACGACCTGCTCAAGGGCCGCAAGGCGGTCGCCGTGTCAGGGCACAGCCACTCCATCGAGAACATGAAGCGCGGCGATCTCGTCGAGGGCTGGGCCGACCTGTTCGGCATCGAGGGCCTGCCGTTCCCGCACATCACCGCGGGCGCGATCTCCGGTGACTGGTATTCGGGCGAGGTCACCGAGGACGGCTACCCGGTCGCCGTCGGCCGTGACGGCGGACGTCCCGGCGTCGTCACCCTCGACGTCAACGGCACCAGGTTCGCCGAGCGCTACACGGTGACGGGCGAGAAGGACAGCGTGCAGACCCAGCTCGGCCTGAACAGCCCGGCCTACCGCCAGTGGTATGCCGACCGGCAGGAGTGGAACGAGACACCGGAGGGCGAGGCACCCGAGCTCGGGGATCCGTTTGTGCTCGACAGGGCCGACCTGACCGGGACGACCTGGCTCACCACCAACTTCTGGATGGGTGCCACGGGTTCGAAGGTCACCGTCCGGCTCGACGGCGGGCGCCCGCTTCCCGCGACACGCACGCAGCCGATGCGGGGCGAGGCGCAGCGCTCCGGCGCCGAATGGTCCGATCCGCACGCCGCGGCCCAGCAACTCGTCAACGGCGGCAGCCTCGCCGACCGCTCGATGCACCTGTGGCGATTCGAACTACCCGCCGATCTCGCGGAGGGCCGTCACCGCGCCCACGTCACGGCGACCGATTCGCACGGAAGGAGCTACACCGACACCGTGACGTTCCGGGTCGTCGAGGAAAAACAGGGCAACGCGTAG
- a CDS encoding enoyl-CoA hydratase, with protein MTAELIRYEFTEPAIARIVLARPEKRNAQNRDLLLALDDAYRRAVRDERVRVIVLAADGPDFSAGHDLDADWSMEGVESRTLTGGFDAPGAEGWFATEEELFTGLCLRWRDLPLPTIAEVRGRVIGGGLMLVWPCDLIVAADDASFVDPVVAFDMNGAEYFTHLWELGARRAKEMLFTGERITAKQAHEIGMVNHVVPVDELETTTMNLASRIARRPAFGIRLAKRSINQGLDLQGQRAAVEAAFATHQLAHNHNHRLHGGLVDPRGAAVIRNDARGGSPE; from the coding sequence ATGACGGCCGAGTTGATCCGGTACGAATTCACCGAACCCGCCATCGCCAGGATCGTGCTGGCACGGCCGGAGAAACGCAACGCGCAGAACAGGGATCTGCTGCTGGCGCTCGACGACGCCTACCGGCGCGCCGTCCGTGACGAGCGAGTGCGGGTGATCGTGCTCGCCGCCGACGGTCCCGACTTCTCCGCTGGCCACGATCTCGACGCCGACTGGTCGATGGAAGGGGTCGAGAGCCGGACGCTGACGGGCGGGTTCGACGCGCCCGGCGCCGAAGGCTGGTTCGCCACCGAAGAGGAACTGTTCACCGGGCTGTGCCTGCGCTGGCGGGACCTGCCTCTTCCCACGATCGCCGAGGTGCGGGGCAGGGTCATCGGCGGAGGGCTGATGCTGGTGTGGCCGTGCGACCTGATCGTCGCGGCCGACGACGCCTCGTTCGTCGATCCGGTGGTGGCTTTCGACATGAACGGCGCGGAGTACTTCACGCACCTGTGGGAACTGGGTGCCCGCAGGGCCAAGGAGATGCTGTTCACCGGGGAGCGGATCACCGCCAAGCAGGCCCACGAGATCGGCATGGTCAACCACGTCGTTCCCGTCGACGAACTCGAAACCACCACCATGAACCTCGCGAGCAGGATCGCCCGCAGGCCCGCCTTCGGGATCCGGCTCGCCAAACGGTCGATCAACCAGGGACTCGACTTACAGGGCCAGCGGGCGGCCGTCGAGGCCGCTTTCGCCACCCACCAGCTCGCGCACAACCACAATCACCGTCTGCACGGTGGTCTTGTCGACCCGCGAGGCGCCGCGGTGATCAGGAACGACGCGCGAGGCGGGTCACCAGAGTGA